Proteins encoded together in one uncultured Sphaerochaeta sp. window:
- a CDS encoding branched-chain amino acid ABC transporter permease, with protein sequence MSMTTILQHCLTGISLGGAYALIAIGYTLVYGILRLINFAHGDIFMMAGYFMIFALASFPWPIAIIITLTVTTLMGIGIERAAYKPLRSAPRMSIMISAIGVSYLLQNLSTYLFTAIPRGYPEIPFLKRIFQLGTLSASLVTLLTPVLTLFLVIILMILVNKTKTGMAMRAVSKDFETAKLMGININRIISVTFAIGSFLAGVGSILYFTDRMSVTPFSGTLPGLKCFVAAVFGGIGNIPGAVIGGFFIGIVETLLVALGYSTYSDAFTFLLLIVMLLVRPTGLFGEKTVEKV encoded by the coding sequence ATGAGTATGACGACTATCCTGCAGCATTGCTTGACAGGGATCTCTTTAGGAGGTGCATACGCCTTGATAGCCATTGGCTATACCTTGGTATATGGCATTCTCCGATTAATTAATTTCGCCCATGGGGATATCTTCATGATGGCCGGGTATTTTATGATTTTTGCCTTGGCAAGTTTTCCATGGCCTATCGCCATCATAATAACCTTGACAGTTACAACCCTCATGGGTATTGGTATTGAACGTGCTGCCTACAAACCCCTGAGAAGTGCTCCTAGGATGTCAATCATGATAAGTGCCATAGGAGTATCGTATCTCCTTCAGAATTTATCTACGTACCTCTTTACCGCAATCCCGAGGGGATATCCCGAAATTCCTTTTCTTAAGCGAATATTCCAGTTGGGAACACTCAGCGCCTCCCTGGTAACGTTGCTCACTCCCGTACTTACATTGTTTTTGGTGATCATCCTCATGATTTTGGTCAATAAGACAAAGACTGGAATGGCGATGCGGGCTGTAAGTAAGGATTTTGAAACCGCTAAACTGATGGGTATCAATATCAACAGGATTATTTCGGTAACTTTTGCCATTGGTTCATTTCTGGCTGGTGTAGGGTCAATTCTCTATTTTACCGATCGTATGTCGGTAACTCCATTCTCCGGTACACTCCCGGGTCTTAAATGCTTTGTTGCAGCAGTGTTCGGGGGTATCGGCAATATTCCAGGGGCGGTCATAGGAGGGTTCTTTATAGGAATTGTTGAAACATTGCTTGTTGCCTTGGGATACTCAACCTATTCGGATGCATTCACATTTCTTTTGTTGATTGTGATGTTGCTCGTGCGACCGACCGGTTTGTTCGGCGAGAAAACAGTGGAGAAAGTATGA
- a CDS encoding ABC transporter substrate-binding protein, whose amino-acid sequence MKRLTVFLLVLLFASSFMFANGSSEQASDVKEVVIGVFEPQTGENGGGGYQEVLGMRYANEVYPTVQINGETYNVRLVEADNKSDKTEAVTAAQSLISSGASVILGSYGSGVSIAAGDIFLDNQVPAIGASCTNPQVTLGNDYYFRVCFLDPFQGTVMANYAWQEGAKKAAVITQLGDDYSSGLGNFFSRAFSGLGGQVVSEQRFQTNTTDFKSILTNIKAADPDVIFAPSSIATAPLIIKQARELGITAKIMAGDTWENSSIIENAGISAEGVALSTFFDDADPATDEAAKFIEGFKKYLVANKQPDIIPAVSALGYDAYITAIKAIEAANSTKGPAIRSALVDVDVEGVTGRIVFNENGDANKDMAFIKVVENGQFKFLKTVSIAK is encoded by the coding sequence ATGAAAAGACTGACTGTGTTTTTGTTGGTGCTCCTTTTTGCTTCTTCCTTCATGTTTGCCAATGGTTCTTCCGAACAAGCAAGTGATGTCAAAGAAGTGGTAATTGGAGTGTTCGAGCCTCAAACCGGAGAGAATGGTGGAGGAGGGTATCAGGAAGTACTGGGAATGCGGTATGCGAATGAAGTCTATCCCACCGTGCAAATCAATGGGGAGACCTACAATGTTAGACTTGTGGAAGCTGACAATAAGTCTGACAAGACAGAAGCAGTTACTGCTGCTCAGAGTCTGATTTCCAGTGGAGCTTCTGTGATTCTCGGGTCCTATGGGTCTGGAGTTTCCATTGCCGCTGGAGATATTTTCCTCGACAACCAAGTACCTGCTATTGGCGCCTCTTGTACCAATCCACAGGTGACCTTGGGTAATGACTACTATTTCCGTGTATGTTTTCTTGATCCCTTCCAAGGGACGGTGATGGCCAACTATGCTTGGCAAGAAGGCGCGAAGAAAGCGGCGGTCATCACGCAATTGGGTGATGATTATTCATCCGGTCTTGGTAACTTCTTCAGTAGGGCATTCTCTGGTCTTGGTGGTCAGGTTGTGAGTGAACAACGGTTCCAGACCAATACCACAGACTTCAAGTCAATTCTTACAAATATCAAGGCAGCTGACCCTGATGTAATCTTTGCTCCTTCTTCCATTGCTACTGCTCCGCTCATCATTAAGCAGGCAAGAGAGCTCGGCATAACCGCAAAGATCATGGCAGGCGATACCTGGGAAAATTCATCAATCATTGAAAATGCAGGTATAAGTGCAGAAGGTGTTGCGCTCTCCACATTCTTTGATGATGCTGACCCGGCTACCGATGAAGCAGCAAAGTTTATCGAGGGTTTCAAGAAGTACTTGGTTGCAAACAAGCAACCCGATATAATTCCAGCTGTTTCCGCTCTTGGCTATGATGCGTATATAACCGCAATCAAAGCCATAGAAGCAGCCAACTCAACAAAAGGACCTGCCATTCGTTCTGCTTTGGTAGATGTGGATGTTGAAGGTGTTACTGGGCGGATCGTATTCAATGAAAATGGTGATGCTAATAAAGATATGGCATTCATCAAGGTAGTTGAAAACGGGCAGTTCAAGTTCTTGAAAACTGTCAGTATCGCAAAGTAA
- a CDS encoding branched-chain amino acid ABC transporter permease: MMKIRRNQILTLVTLVLVTLFLYWLDAHRMQNGMLVSVLTKAVILSLVAVSMNLLNGFTGLFSLGQAGFMSIGAYTTAILLIPVKNLDGVYYMNGVHPAIRAVKELMAASPASLQILYPFIALLLGGLLAAFAAALVGIAVLRLKSDYLAIATLGLSEIVRAIFSSPQFDQITNGSYGLNKIPNFPAMLWGLVPSLITPFVVVAFCIIFMVMLIKSSYGRAFKAIREDEIAAEAMGINLFKHKEMSFVISSFFSAIAGGLLAMYMRSIEAKTFSITLTYDILLIVVIGGIGSVSGSILSAFLVTAAKEWWLRFFDQPLVIGGWQVPLFKTGFRMVIFSFLLMMVVLIYRRGLMGSNEFSWDRLFSRFSKKSRTGGNLK, from the coding sequence ATGATGAAAATCCGTCGGAACCAGATACTTACATTGGTAACTTTGGTGTTGGTAACACTATTTCTATACTGGCTGGATGCACACCGGATGCAGAATGGCATGTTGGTCTCAGTTCTTACCAAAGCTGTGATTCTTTCCCTTGTTGCTGTTTCCATGAACCTTCTCAATGGCTTTACTGGTTTGTTCAGTCTGGGACAAGCGGGATTTATGTCCATCGGTGCATATACTACTGCAATACTCTTGATTCCCGTGAAGAATCTGGATGGGGTCTATTACATGAATGGGGTGCATCCTGCAATCAGGGCTGTGAAGGAACTGATGGCTGCAAGCCCTGCTTCCTTACAGATTCTCTACCCATTCATCGCGCTGCTGTTGGGTGGTCTGTTGGCTGCCTTTGCTGCCGCACTGGTGGGGATTGCAGTGCTGAGATTGAAAAGTGATTATCTGGCAATAGCAACCCTTGGACTGTCTGAGATTGTAAGGGCGATTTTTTCGTCACCACAGTTTGACCAGATAACAAACGGATCATATGGATTGAACAAGATTCCAAATTTTCCAGCTATGCTCTGGGGGCTCGTCCCGTCCTTGATCACACCGTTCGTCGTAGTGGCTTTTTGTATTATTTTCATGGTGATGCTTATCAAGTCCTCATATGGTCGTGCTTTCAAGGCCATCAGGGAGGATGAGATTGCTGCGGAAGCGATGGGTATAAACCTATTCAAGCATAAGGAGATGAGTTTTGTCATCAGCTCCTTCTTTTCAGCAATCGCTGGTGGCCTTCTGGCGATGTACATGCGGTCCATCGAAGCCAAGACCTTCTCCATTACCTTGACCTACGACATTTTACTTATCGTGGTAATCGGTGGTATCGGGAGTGTTTCTGGTTCAATACTCAGTGCCTTCCTGGTAACTGCGGCCAAAGAGTGGTGGTTACGCTTCTTTGACCAACCGCTGGTCATTGGTGGATGGCAGGTTCCTCTGTTCAAAACTGGCTTCAGAATGGTGATATTCTCCTTCTTGTTGATGATGGTAGTGCTTATCTATCGCAGGGGATTGATGGGTTCCAATGAGTTTAGTTGGGATCGTTTGTTTTCCAGGTTCAGCAAGAAATCACGTACCGGAGGGAATTTGAAATGA
- a CDS encoding ABC transporter ATP-binding protein: MNDVVLRTEHITMQFGGVVAVDDLSIEIQKERITALIGPNGAGKTTAFNVITGGYQPTNGRVVFEDMVIGENFPRGKMKKIYNGTYKTPYGEQVVNTPDKITRLGMARTFQNIRLFKDLTVFENVLIAKHCHINAGLLRSTFRLNRSEELKMHQDTEELLDRVGLLSNRDEISSSLPYGKQRRLEIARALATGPKLLLLDEPAAGMNPKETEMLSAFIKEIQNSFNLTVFLIEHHMNLVMEISDHIYVLDYGKMIAEGNATEIQNNPKVIKAYLGDEEI, encoded by the coding sequence ATGAACGATGTGGTCTTGAGGACTGAACATATAACGATGCAGTTTGGCGGTGTTGTGGCTGTTGACGATCTCTCTATAGAAATCCAGAAAGAGAGAATCACTGCGCTCATCGGACCCAACGGAGCAGGAAAGACTACCGCTTTCAACGTAATAACAGGAGGCTATCAACCTACGAATGGAAGGGTGGTTTTTGAAGATATGGTAATCGGAGAGAACTTTCCCCGTGGCAAGATGAAAAAGATTTACAACGGGACGTACAAGACCCCATATGGGGAGCAGGTGGTGAATACACCTGATAAGATAACACGTCTTGGTATGGCTCGTACATTTCAGAATATCAGATTGTTCAAGGACCTTACGGTCTTTGAGAATGTACTGATAGCCAAGCACTGCCACATCAATGCAGGATTGTTGCGTTCAACGTTCAGGCTTAACCGGTCGGAAGAGTTGAAAATGCATCAGGATACAGAGGAACTTCTGGATAGGGTGGGGTTACTGTCCAATCGTGACGAGATTTCTTCATCTTTACCCTATGGGAAACAGCGAAGGCTGGAGATTGCCAGGGCACTGGCAACCGGGCCCAAGTTATTGTTGCTTGATGAACCTGCTGCAGGCATGAATCCAAAAGAAACGGAGATGCTTTCTGCCTTCATCAAGGAGATACAGAATTCGTTCAACCTTACTGTTTTTCTTATCGAGCATCATATGAACTTGGTCATGGAGATTTCAGACCATATCTATGTATTGGATTACGGGAAGATGATTGCTGAGGGAAATGCCACTGAAATCCAGAACAATCCCAAGGTTATCAAGGCCTATCTGGGGGATGAAGAGATATGA